CAGTAGGTCGTAAGAATCTTGGCAAGCCCGTTTTCCAATAATGCTGCGTTCAAGTTCACACCTTCACAAATTACCTTTGCGACAACCCTGTTATATCTATCATAGGGTTGGCCATCGTCTTGGTCTGCCACTGCGGAAACTCCGACGGAACATATCTTCATCGTAAACTCTTTAGCCTCGTTATGGCCTGGCTCACCCTTTTCAGGTGTATTCACCAATGCGAGCCTTACCTTTGTACCGTCGATCTCTAGAGTGTCACCGTCTATGACGGCTGTAACCTTTCCTACGATACAAAGAGCTTTTCCGGAGCACATTCCGATTTGGGGTGTGGGTGTCGTTTGCTTCGTGGACTCCCATTTTGGTACACTAGAAATAGCAAATGCTATAAGGTATATCGAGCAGGCTAGGATGACAAGAATTGATATTAACTTTACGAGCTTCAGGTACTCAGCACCTCCTGCACGAGAGGCTCAGGGAACTCGGTAAAGCTTGGATTCTTCCATATATAATATTTTGGCTTCGCCTTAAACAGAGTAATCGCTTCAGCTAGATCCTCAAGCG
This genomic stretch from Aigarchaeota archaeon harbors:
- a CDS encoding thermonuclease family protein; this encodes MCSGKALCIVGKVTAVIDGDTLEIDGTKVRLALVNTPEKGEPGHNEAKEFTMKICSVGVSAVADQDDGQPYDRYNRVVAKVICEGVNLNAALLENGLAKILTTYCSKSEFRTEWWARAYGCD